The Lycium ferocissimum isolate CSIRO_LF1 chromosome 8, AGI_CSIRO_Lferr_CH_V1, whole genome shotgun sequence DNA segment TACGTGAGGTAAGTTCTTAAAGTTGTTGGTacagaaattaataaaaaacgggaggtgaaaaataattttattgccTAACAGTGTTAATTTAAAACGGGTTTTGTGTTGGGTCGAGTTATGGATGGGTGTGATCAAAATTTTATGTGGATCAATAAAATAAGcgtttaattaaaatttagaaaaatgtCATATAAAGCGTGTTGTTAATGGAGGGGCAATTTTATGCCTGAAAATAACATTAAGGGCGAATTTGATCTATAGGTGGAAGGAGCGCAGAATTTTTATGGAGTCATATCTAGTCATTTTTAATACGTTAGGTgcattttttatccttttccaTTTCTAAAATAACAAGTATTTTAGaccaattatttttaataatcatgACAAGTAAATtgaccggagggagtataaactCATACTAATTTTTATGTGAAAATTATATCCCCAACAACccaaaccaaacaacccctttgTGTTCTAGACCAAAAATCCTAAATTCAAAGAGATCAAATAGTTATctaatttatatttcatttcttcGTACTTTCTTGATAGGAGATGATGGTCCGTAGGACCTTAGGCGTCAAATAAGATAACTACTCcatccgtcccaaaataagtgtcattttgggaattcaagacaaaaattggCGCGTATTTTCAATTATGCCCTTAGCATTAAAGAAATAGTCCtttttaatattgctcaattttcaaaaaacatCTATTAATAAATAGGGATAGCTTAGTATATTTCACattgtatttattaatttcttaatgggcatgatttttcctaaagcgacacttattttgggacggagaaAGTACCACTATGTTGGACTAGCTATCAAGTCCAGAAAGGATGAAACCCCACAAAAAGTTAACTACTCCATTAATATATTAACTACTCcactttatataaaaaataaaaaaaagtaatattGGAGGTTTCCTCTTTTAACTTAGTTCTCAAAGAACCTActgaaaagagagaaaaaaaaaaaaaaaaaaacaactctTCTACAAACAATCAAGATGCTAAAGTACCCTTCTAAACTAGCCATTTCTTGGTTCCTGTACTTCTTCTTGACAGTAACCAATCAATCATTTTCAGCTAGAACCCTGCATGATAATCCTGCCCTGGTGAACCATCATCATCGTCTCGCACGCCATGAAACGTCCTTTTACATGCTAGATGTTCTTAGCCAAAAACACCCTTCATCGAAACCTGCATCAACAAGAGCAAATATTTATCAACTTCCCTTCTCAAAACCATTGGGCTTTTTCCCTCCCGTGGGAGGCATTCCCTTGACCGATACGAATCCAAACGGATTGCATACTCACACGCTTGATTTGGAAGGAATCAGCATGACATTCCCAGCTATAGCCACACTTCAAGAATTAGAGCTAGGGACAGTGACAACAATCGATGAGGACATATACGAAGGTTCAATTTACGGTTCATATTTGATGGGAAAAGCTCAAGGAATGTATGTGGctagttcagaaaatggtagtAGTCATATGATGGCGATGACTACTAGTTTTCTTGGTAATAAGTACAAGGATAGTTTAAGATTTTTTGGGGTGCATAAGGGCGATGTTTTTGAATCACATATAGCAGTCATTGGTGGTACCGGAAAGTATCATGATGCAAATGGCTATGCTACTGTCAAGATTGTCAATGAAACCTCTAATAAAAGTGAAGGATCATACAAGATTCTTTCATTCAATGTTTATCTTGGTTAAAGTTGGTAACTTGCTAGAGTAATCATTGAGCTGCAATTTGCAATTTCTTTCTCTATTGTAATTCTTGATTGTTCAAGATTTATTTATATAAGGATGAAGATTTCTCCTATCATTAATCTTGCATATTTTTCGCGGAACTTTTGATTTCTGTCAATAGAAAGAGAGATATTACCTAAACTGCTAGAAGTGCACCATGACGTTTTTAAAGTGTATGCTATTAGAAAGTTACACAGATCTTCAATAGTTTCAAAATTGTATGAAATTCACAGAGAACTTTTTAACCATAACATTTTACTTGACAAGCAAATCAAACAAAGTTAGAATCATGCATAATTAACTTCTAATGAAGTCATTCAGGCAAAACACTCACAAAGAAAGTGCTTTCTCTGCTCAGATTCAAAGGAAATAGTGTTAAGGGGAGGCATAGTATTGTTAAATTGACAGATAATGACGGGTGATGAATGCATAATAACGATTTGAGGATTCTTGAAGAAGTGCTATTCAAGgtaatgaagaaattgaaagatagaaCAACTAGTACTATGAACAACAAGTACTATGCTCCAGCCCCAAGCTAGTCAGAATCTATTATATGAATCCTCATCCATTTCGTTCCATTTGACCTGATTCTCCAATCGAATGATACAAAATTTACTTAACTTGAAAATATTGGAAGAGCTAAGTCCTGGAGAAAATGTGAGGCTGACACACAGCAACACAAGTTTTACTTATAAAAAAGCTATTTTTGATAGCAGCATGGTCTTTTTATCCCTCCGCTGCATTCAACAGGATTTAACGCTAAATTTCATTCTTCATAACTACTGCAGAAGGAAACTTAAATTTCATTCTGTTGCTTGCAAttatatctctttttttttttttttccttttctaaagCAAGGAAAATACAGGAAAAACAAGACGAGGCAACTCTGCCTGCAGATGTCTAAAATAGATCAAATAAGCCTCGGTAAAGTCTCAAAGTACATGGAACATCAAGTAATCTATCCTTGATAtgttattatatcttttcatttgatataaaatactttcattagtttaagatgttaatgtaCTATAACTCTCTTGAAAAGCAGTAAAAAGCTTTCAGAGTTGGTTCAACCAAACCTGAAGTACATTTTGGATTTGGTgttctgcaaaaaaaaaaaaaaaaaaaaaaaaaaaaaaattattaccttTAAAGATATCTATCACTCCTTACCAAATCCACCCTATCAGCTCCACTGTTTATTAGGATGTAATAGAACTAACTATATATACCTGTAGAGTGTCCAGTCTTTCCTCATCAATCAAGCATCTACACAACAGTCAACTCTATTTGTTTCTTCTAATCTCTCATCCCAACATCAGTCACAAGAAAAAATGGCAAAACTTTCCCAACTCACCTCGAAAACACTCCGAGTCACGTTCTGCATTTTGCTGCTAGCCCTCACCTTAGGCTGTGCCAGCTCAGCAAGAATCCTTGATGAAGTGAGCCAAGTGGACGATGAGCCTGTTGTGGCTCCTGTGGTTGCCCCAGTTGCCACATTACCAAGTAACCAATTACCAGCTACTGTCACCACTCCTGATTCTGACGTGGCGCCAGTAGCGGATCCTTCCATCCCTGCTGACACAGTGGCTCCTCCAGCAGATTTACCAGCTGAACCTGAACCAGATTCAGCCCCTGTCGTCGCCCCTGCTGCTTCAGTGGCTCCTCCTGCTGACTTAACCGGTACTGGAGCAGCCCCCGTCACCGATGAAGCACCAGGTGGGGCCGCTGCAGCCCCAGGTGGGGCCGCTGCAGCCCCAGGTGGGGCCGCTGCAGCCCCAGGTGGGGCCGGAGCAGCagctacttcaggtgccacaggCGAAATTCCTGTCCTTGAGCACCCGACGTTCTCCTTTTTCATGCATGACATCCTTGGTGGTTCACATCCTTCAGGAAGAGTGGTCACTGGAATTGTAGCCACTTCCGATGCCAACAATCTGCCTTTCTCCAAGCCCAACAATCAAATCCTCCCAATCAATGGAGGAGTTCCTTTGAACAGCATTAACAACGtggtcaacaacaacaattatccaTTCCTTGCAGGCCTCAACGGTCAGCAGCAAGCTAACACTGTCCTGCAAAACACCGGAAATAACAACATAGTCAATGGTGATAACAACCAACCTTTCGTAACAGCCGGGCAACTTCCTGCTGGCTTATCTCTTCAGCAGCTCATGTTTGGCTCTATAACTGTTGTTGACAATGAAATAACCGAGGGGCACGAACTGGGATCAGCTGTTCTCGGCAAGGCACAAGGATTTTATCTGACAAGCTCTTCTGATGGCACCAGCCACACTTTAGCCTTGACAGCATTTTTCCATGgagaacatgaacatgaagTGGATGATTCTATTAGTTTCTCTGGAATTCACAGGACAGCTACACCAATTTCTCACATTGCCATCATTGGAGGGACTGGCAAGTATGAGAATGCTAAAGGATTTTCCACCATTGAAACTCTTCCTCATGTGGACCAACATACAACTGATGGAGTCGAGACAATTACCCACTTTACCGTCTACATCACCCCTTAAACATCATGTCTTCCAGATAAGGGGTTATTTCGATATGTTTTCTGTATATCTGAATCTTTGTATTTTGTTGAATggttatatcatatatatattggtgatattatGATCTATATCAGAGCTCTTCAACTCAGTCCAAAAAGGTGTATCCAATTTGGAGTTTCATTTTGCCATGACACATTATGAAACACTCTGTATTATCAAAgccgaaaagcgcaaaaaagctctaaggtctaTTGGGATCTTAAGCGcaaagcgaaaaaaaaaaatgtgggcttTAATGAAGAAAGGCGCAAACAGagcaaaaaatacaaatatgtatGTGTACTCCAagactaataattataataagAAAACAAAGTGAATTATCAGTTATTGAATGTCGCCTTTCAGGATTAcactcattggcaaggaaaagttatgccttatagcCTTGACGACGACACTGAAGCGCCCATAAGGCGtggcgaagcgctcaacatatttgtgcctcgcttcagggcttaagcgtgctttaagcgcgcctttgataACACTGGAAACACTAATTGCATATACGAAGAGATATTTAATTAAAGGAAAGAACTTCTAAAATCTTATACCTGGAAACTTTTACACTAATACAGCAGCAAAAGGAAAAGTGGTCCACAAGGCAACATAGCTTGTAGCATTCCTTCTGGATGTTACATGTCCAAAAATAGTAGTAGTATTTAAAAACAAATGCACTAATAGTAAACTTGAAGCAAGAATTAATAGCATAAACTCTGCTCACTGATAACTTCTTTTCAACTTCTGGCTCTCGGCCTTCAAAATATACCAATAGAACTAATATTTAGTTGTTTACACCAAATCTTtctacagaaaaaaaaaaaaaaatccttcaagATTGCACACTGTGTTTGAACaaatataagaataaatagTGCCACATCTTACAGATTTTCTACATAACATTCTATACTTTCAGATCAAAACTGCTGTTGAAAAAAACTATATCTATTCCCAGTAACTTGAGGAGGGTAGTAGGAAAACTTATGGGGCCAAAAATCCCATTTTATACTTTCTCAATGCAAAGCTAATTCTGCGGCTAGCTCATCGAACAAATATTCCTCTATTTCTCTGCATATGCTACCAATTTCCTCATCGGCCTGCAACCATTTGGTTTCATTTCCAATTGCCTTTCCAGACAAGTCTTTGTGAACTTCATTTTCCTGACTAATGAGCATCCTCCACAACTCTTCTTCAACATCAATTCTCCTCATTGTAGAACAGCACCTTCTCTTTAAGGATTTCTCCGTTACGTAGATATCCAGAAATGAATGTGAAATCTCACTTAGCACTGCATTTATGTGGTCAAACAGAAGTTTCCTCTCTGATTTTAGCCAAAATGTTTGCTTCCCGTATTTCTTCTCTAACAAGTCGAACACCAAGGGACTCAAAGGATATTCCGAAGAATTCCATGTCTCTAAACACACTCCAAGGTTCATGCCATGCAAACCGGCCTCATCTAAAACATCAACCAGGTAGGAGAAATCCCTGCCTTCTGCAGTTTTGAAGTCTTTCAATATGTTTTCACTATCTTTAAGGACATCGTGGGACCCTCTCTCGGAGTCTCCATCACTTGAGACACCCATTTCAGATCCTTCTGAATATGTTTCCTCAGAGTTGGTCTCGAGAAAGTGAAGTTGCACTGCTACACCTTACAAGTTCAGAAGAGCAAAAATGAGATTGAATGAAAGCTGttgaaaaaaatacttaaacAGATGTTTGTGTTTACTTACTACATAAGTCGCGCAATTCGGAGGTACATGATTTCTCTTCCTGGAAACGTGGCTCCAGAACTGAATTTGGACTACGCTGATCGGTTTCCTTCGAATTCAAGTCTCTATATTCCATATTATCAGTTTCCTTCGAATTCAATTCTCTATATTCCATATTATCTTTCAGCTTTTGGTTCATAGACTTGGAATGTTTCTCGGTAACAGCTAGTTTTTGCCTCAGATACCAGCCAGTTAGAGAAGCTTTATGGCCGATCGCACCTTCAGGACTTCCAGCagaatggtttggaattggcgAATTGCACGAGCCTGAGATCTCAGTGTTCACACTGAATGAACTGCAAAAACTATGTCTGTCACGCTCGGATTCCAAAAATTGAGGCCTTGTTTCCAAGTCATCCGTAGCAAGCATTTCTCCAATACTTTGGCTTCTACGAGCTATTTCAACTTCTTGAAGATCATTCATCATTTTCGATCTCTCAATGATTTGCTTCTTGGATTCTTTGGAAAAAGATGACCTCTTTGAAAAGGACTGATTTCTCGTGTTATGATACTTTCCAAAACTAGGTTTGACCACAATAGTTCTTGTAGACGGATGAGGCATGTAAGCGCTTGGATCAAACTGAaagtttattttcttcaagtgatGAGTTGAACATTGTCCAACGTCATCTTTAGTTGTACCAATCTCAAGTGTCTGAAGAGATCTCGAAGTATTTTCTTCAGCGGTAATCCTAGCAGATATCTTGCCTATTGGCTTAGCGACGGCTGAGTGAACTGAGTGGCAATAGGGTTTAGAAGTCTGTAGATCACGCAACTGCTTGGTACCATCGGAGCCCTTAAAATAAGAATGCTTCTCCTTTATTGAAGTAAAACTCGAATCAGTATATTTCTGCATCTTCGACTTGGCTGCATTTTGGCTCATCTTTTCATGGCTATAATTATCTGGCATCTCAACTCCAGATAAATCTTTAAGTACTAGATGCTTCTGAAATGAACTCTTTTCTCGCAAACCTATAGAAGCCGCTTTCTGGAGATAGTTCTCTGAGAGTACTTTCCTTTTCTTAACTGAGACGGGCGGCTGAGGTGGAAGCTCGTCAAGGCCCATTAGTCTTGCTATAACACTTGGTGTTTGCTGCTTTCCTTccatttgtttcaacaactctTTATTTGATTAAACCAGGCACTGTGCAGATATGATGAATATTGTGTTAGTTTTCCAGATTAACCCTTTCTACGAGAGCAAAACCGATACTAATCATGATATTATAAGAAACCAATAGTAAAAGAAGAGTAATATCCATGACTTGATGACAATAGAATACAGAAAAAGTTTTCCAACTTTCTCACACTTGGTCGGTCAAACTTTTGGAAAACATGtcctctaggaaaacaagttccttaaaaatgaggaaaatgacttccctaatggaAGTAGGAAAAAACAAGTTTCATTAATGTCATTCCATATTGATTTGCTTTTTACGACCCTCCAATACATCTCACACCTACCCCCACCCTCCCATAGTATTTGcgtagattatatacaaatgttctacttacataccaaacacaataaaataagtaagaaaaccacttattttccaggaaaacattttccatggaAAATATCTCCCTTACATGCCACACACACGATAAGTCTAATAACAATCTAAAGGGATGCCTAAATACTAAAATCAAGCACCAACTCTGAAGACATTGCAACCAACTAACACTTCATTCTAACACATCAGAACAGATATATGGAAAAAACATGAATGGCATGCCACTATACCAGAGATGGAAAATGTTTGCTGcaattaaagaaatatagaatCGTAATTCCAAACATCCGAGAGCACATGGAATGCCATCAAGAACCTATCACTTTTCTCTGTTCTAAAATCTAAACTGCAGAAAAATAATGCCTACAATCACTAGTGGGCACTATCGCTTGATAGCATTTAAAACTTAAGCTAGAAAAGCGGAAATTGCAAATTATCATGCACCAACAAGCTAAACAGAATCATTAGGTTGAATTagagaaaaaaaggaataataACAAAAACTTCAAACTTTAAGTACATACCACTGACTCTATCAACTAAAAGACAACAAGCAGCTAAATTCATATCAGTAAAATAGCTCCCaagaaaagaattttgaaattgcatttttggttaaaagaatTTTGTATAGAGGATGCTGATGCCATCCTAGACTTTTTGGAAGCCTTGTGAAGTGTACATAGACTTTTTCTTTTCCTGTTCTTCTGTTGCCAGTGCAATCTTTTGCACTGATCAATACAATGTTACCATTATCAAAAAAGGAAGGCGTTCTTAATTCAATCTAAATGACACAGATGAAAAGGCTTTATATGTGGATCTTGATTTACAGAAAATGAGGAAAGCTTTGATGATTTGGAAATACATGTTCTTTTCTGCTTTAGCCAAAGAAGTGTAAATGAAGTAGATACATATAGTCAAATATGTTCTCCCAGAGCTAAAAAGCAACAGACCATAGTTATtaaacatcatcattatctcAATAAAGTATAAATCCCAACACTGAGAAAGTCCAGCCCAGGGCCATAATAAAAGACAGCAAATTACTATCATTAGCCACAACACAAAGTCAACTCAAATCCCAACAGAATCATTAATTCCACATCATCACTCTCACCAAATAGGCCAGAATTGAAAACTAGTTGATATCGGTTATATGAATTTtctgtatataaaaaaaaaatcaactacGCCTCAATCTTGTGTACATATATTCAAAGGATTTGTCAAATTGCAACTAGAGGTCGAGCTaggatgttgagtttatgggttctgaatTCTAGAAAACACAACTTACAGGGttcttgataaattatttatacatattaagcGATTTTTTATACACAAATTTACCGGGTTTGAGCTAAAGCTATTGGGTTATACTGGACCAGTATCCAAAGTTGTAGCTCCGCCCGTGATTGCAACTATCttccttttttaaaacaaaaaaaaaaagaagttgggGGTAGGGGAGGTAGGGAATCGAACCCTCATCAAGAAAGTTCAGGCAACCAACAAACTAACTGAGCTACTAAGATTCTCCGCAACTATCTTCCTTTAATTAAACTTAACACTGATTatgttttgcaaaattttcatattattataACTAGTAAAAATCTAAGCTAATTCATTTCACATAATTACTTACTACTACTTACAGACACACAACACAAAACACAGTAACAAAGCCCAAAACTCCAAGAATCAGGAAAAATCCAAGAATATCAAAAACCAAGAAACGAAAGATGCAACCTTTATTTGAACTTAagactaattatgttttgaaaagCTCACATAGCTGGAATTCTCACAATTACTatacaacacaacaactattcctcagtcccaaacaagttCGTGTCAGCTATCTGAATCTCGACTTTTTCATTTAAGctcatttcatatcatcatcaattcTCACAATTACTATAACTAGCAAAAACCCAAGATAattcatttcacacaatttcttaCTACTACTACGTACAGACCCACAACACAAAACATACTAACAAAACACAAAAATCCAAGAATATCAAAAACTCAGAAACTAAAGATGCTACCTTTATTTGAACTTAACACTAACTATGTCTCGCAAAGCTCACATAACTGGAATTCTCACAATTactatacaacaacaacaacaactatgctTCAGCTGCAAACAAGCTGGGGCCAGCTATATGAATGCCGACTTTTCATTTAAGctcatttcatatcatcatcaattctcacaattactatacaacaacaacaacaacaactatgtcTCAGTTCTAAATAAGTTGGggtcagctatatgaatcccGACTTTTTCATTTAAGctcatttcatatcatcatcaattctcacaattactatacaacaacaacaactatgcctcagttccaaataagttggggtcagctatatgaatcccGACTTTTTCATTTATGCTCActtcatatcatcatcaattcTCACATTTACTATAACTAGCAAAAATCCAAGCTACACAATTACTTACTACAACTTACAGATCCACAACAGAAAACATACtgacaaaaaaacaaaaaaatcaagaatcaGCATAACAAAACAAGAATATCAAAAACCACGAATAAAGATGCTACCTTTATTGAAGATAATGTTCTCCTCCTTGTAATTAATTATGTACACTGAACAAATTTGATATAATAATCAATATAACAGCAGCCATCAAATACTTTTATTCCAAAATGATAACTAAAATCATTATTACTTGAAATTCAAGCAAGAACAAAAGAACCCCACTTCCAATAAAACTGGAAAAAAATAAGTGGATCAAATTCCAAGAAAATTGAATGTAAAAAATAAGCTTGTGGGAATTTGTGTGTGAAAATattacttaaaaaataattgaatgaaAATTAATTATGCACTAAATAAGAAACTGCTATAATTATAGCTACTAATAAATTGATAACTAAAATCGATTTTAAATTGAAATTCAATCAAGAACAGAACAACCCCACTTCCaaaaaaactggaaaaaaaaatataaggaacAAATTTCAggaaaattgaatttaaaaaatgagCTTGTGGGAATTTGTGTATGAGTatattagtttaaaaaaaaaaaattgggctgaAAATTTGAGAGAATAATGGAGTGATGAAGAAGAACAGCTGGAAATTAATTAGGAAACTgctatatttattattaatagctgctataaataatatatattatgattttggttagggttttggttgctaaattaggtgTCAACGCGCCGCCATTAAGGTTAAAAAGTTTGCGCCAAATTTTGGTCGGTGAAATGTCCAATCATTAGAgatatctttttgtttttactaTGTAGAGATATAGAGTATTAGGAAAGTGGAATTTAACTGGAGCAAAAACtacatactccctctgtcccaaaaaaattatcctacttTCTGTATTAGTTTATTCGAAAAAGATTgttacatttctatatttagaaacaatttaattttatgaaataatttacagccacacaaatatctaaagtttattttggaccacacatttcaaaagtctttctttatttcttaaattctgtgtcaagtcaaactaggacaatttttttgggacggagggagtatatagtACTTTCGTAAATTAATAATAGATATCGTGGTAAAAAACACACTTGAATTATGCTCTTTTGCAGGTTTTCTACTTGAACTattactaaatatttattcaaacacacctcaactagtATATGATGGTGAGTGGTGTACGCTCTCTTAAAAAAATGGTGTCAATTGACACTCCACGAGGATGATTAAAGAaattaattgaaatttttttaaaaaaaattaagagatgatggtcaaaaacacatctgAAATATCACTTTTTGCTAGTTTCTACCcttttaaaatggaaaaaattcgGTGTACGTATTTTTCTACCGAACTatcatcaatttttttccagTTTTTGTTTATCAAAACACAACTCGAAATTAATGAGTCAACTGGCATGCAGACGAAATTTTATGGGCAAATTAAGCTTTCACGCGCCTTTTGACTATTGTATTCAAATACTTGATCTAATCAGCTTCGAggtatttttttataaatagttggtgatagttcagataAGAAACTCAAACACCTAATAGTTCAGGTAAAAAactgacaaaaaaataatatttcaagtGCGTTTTCGACCATTATttcttaataataataaaaataaaatttgatactagtattttaatgaaatttttattaCCATTGTATAAAAGAGGAGTTGATTTTATATCATGGGAGTTAAAAATGTCATGCCTGAATTGACCTAtattctaaaataaattttgaagaaCCCCAGTCAACTATTCAACATTTcatatataataaaaacatattttttttactttatttgtatagtacaatttttaagaaattcattTAAACTCcctttcttcaagctaatgtcgcGACTGCTATTATAGATTGAAGATAGCATTGTGTTGGTTGGAAATGGTGTGAAATTAAAGTTAAGATAGTAGTAATGAAAATGACTTATATTTCTAAGTGAGACG contains these protein-coding regions:
- the LOC132068163 gene encoding uncharacterized protein LOC132068163 isoform X2, with product MEGKQQTPSVIARLMGLDELPPQPPVSVKKRKVLSENYLQKAASIGLREKSSFQKHLVLKDLSGVEMPDNYSHEKMSQNAAKSKMQKYTDSSFTSIKEKHSYFKGSDGTKQLRDLQTSKPYCHSVHSAVAKPIGKISARITAEENTSRSLQTLEIGTTKDDVGQCSTHHLKKINFQFDPSAYMPHPSTRTIVVKPSFGKYHNTRNQSFSKRSSFSKESKKQIIERSKMMNDLQEVEIARRSQSIGEMLATDDLETRPQFLESERDRHSFCSSFSVNTEISGSCNSPIPNHSAGSPEGAIGHKASLTGWYLRQKLAVTEKHSKSMNQKLKDNMEYRDLNSKETDQRSPNSVLEPRFQEEKSCTSELRDLCSVAVQLHFLETNSEETYSEGSEMGVSSDGDSERGSHDVLKDSENILKDFKTAEGRDFSYLVDVLDEAGLHGMNLGVCLETWNSSEYPLSPLVFDLLEKKYGKQTFWLKSERKLLFDHINAVLSEISHSFLDIYVTEKSLKRRCCSTMRRIDVEEELWRMLISQENEVHKDLSGKAIGNETKWLQADEEIGSICREIEEYLFDELAAELALH
- the LOC132066857 gene encoding dirigent protein 24-like isoform X2, whose protein sequence is MAKLSQLTSKTLRVTFCILLLALTLGCASSARILDEVSQVDDEPVVAPVVAPVATLPSNQLPATVTTPDSDVAPVADPSIPADTVAPPADLPAEPEPDSAPVVAPAASVAPPADLTGTGAAPVTDEAPGGAAAAPGGAGAAATSGATGEIPVLEHPTFSFFMHDILGGSHPSGRVVTGIVATSDANNLPFSKPNNQILPINGGVPLNSINNVVNNNNYPFLAGLNGQQQANTVLQNTGNNNIVNGDNNQPFVTAGQLPAGLSLQQLMFGSITVVDNEITEGHELGSAVLGKAQGFYLTSSSDGTSHTLALTAFFHGEHEHEVDDSISFSGIHRTATPISHIAIIGGTGKYENAKGFSTIETLPHVDQHTTDGVETITHFTVYITP
- the LOC132066272 gene encoding dirigent protein 16-like, producing MLKYPSKLAISWFLYFFLTVTNQSFSARTLHDNPALVNHHHRLARHETSFYMLDVLSQKHPSSKPASTRANIYQLPFSKPLGFFPPVGGIPLTDTNPNGLHTHTLDLEGISMTFPAIATLQELELGTVTTIDEDIYEGSIYGSYLMGKAQGMYVASSENGSSHMMAMTTSFLGNKYKDSLRFFGVHKGDVFESHIAVIGGTGKYHDANGYATVKIVNETSNKSEGSYKILSFNVYLG
- the LOC132068163 gene encoding uncharacterized protein LOC132068163 isoform X1; the encoded protein is MEGKQQTPSVIARLMGLDELPPQPPVSVKKRKVLSENYLQKAASIGLREKSSFQKHLVLKDLSGVEMPDNYSHEKMSQNAAKSKMQKYTDSSFTSIKEKHSYFKGSDGTKQLRDLQTSKPYCHSVHSAVAKPIGKISARITAEENTSRSLQTLEIGTTKDDVGQCSTHHLKKINFQFDPSAYMPHPSTRTIVVKPSFGKYHNTRNQSFSKRSSFSKESKKQIIERSKMMNDLQEVEIARRSQSIGEMLATDDLETRPQFLESERDRHSFCSSFSVNTEISGSCNSPIPNHSAGSPEGAIGHKASLTGWYLRQKLAVTEKHSKSMNQKLKDNMEYRELNSKETDNMEYRDLNSKETDQRSPNSVLEPRFQEEKSCTSELRDLCSVAVQLHFLETNSEETYSEGSEMGVSSDGDSERGSHDVLKDSENILKDFKTAEGRDFSYLVDVLDEAGLHGMNLGVCLETWNSSEYPLSPLVFDLLEKKYGKQTFWLKSERKLLFDHINAVLSEISHSFLDIYVTEKSLKRRCCSTMRRIDVEEELWRMLISQENEVHKDLSGKAIGNETKWLQADEEIGSICREIEEYLFDELAAELALH
- the LOC132066857 gene encoding dirigent protein 24-like isoform X1; its protein translation is MAKLSQLTSKTLRVTFCILLLALTLGCASSARILDEVSQVDDEPVVAPVVAPVATLPSNQLPATVTTPDSDVAPVADPSIPADTVAPPADLPAEPEPDSAPVVAPAASVAPPADLTGTGAAPVTDEAPGGAAAAPGGAAAAPGGAAAAPGGAGAAATSGATGEIPVLEHPTFSFFMHDILGGSHPSGRVVTGIVATSDANNLPFSKPNNQILPINGGVPLNSINNVVNNNNYPFLAGLNGQQQANTVLQNTGNNNIVNGDNNQPFVTAGQLPAGLSLQQLMFGSITVVDNEITEGHELGSAVLGKAQGFYLTSSSDGTSHTLALTAFFHGEHEHEVDDSISFSGIHRTATPISHIAIIGGTGKYENAKGFSTIETLPHVDQHTTDGVETITHFTVYITP